DNA from Halobaculum sp. XH14:
ACTACGAGGCGTTCCTCGCCGAGCACGAGCGCGCGGTCGTGTTCGTCTGGAAGCGCGACTGCGTCCCGTGCGAGCGGATGAAGGACGATCTCGACGAACTGCTCGCGGAACTGCCCGAGGACCACGCGGTCGCGGGGGTCGACGGCGGCGCCGTGGGCGCGTTCCGCCGCGAGTTCGAGATCACCGCCGCGCCGACGACGCTCCGTTTCGCTGACGGCGAGCTGGTTGCCCGGGCGGAGGGCCGGCTGCGGGCCGATGGGTTCGCCGACCTGCTCGAACGCGCGTTCGGGGAGAACTGACCGCGGGCCGCCGTTTTTCGTCTACGCTTCCGTCGGGACGCCGGTCACCATCACCGGCCGCCCGGCGTTGAGGATCACCGTCTGGGTGACGCTGCCGAACAGCGCCTTGCCCGCCGGCGAGCGTTTCCGCCCGCCGACGACGACGAGGTCTGCGTCATCCTCCTCGGCGAGTTCGAGGATCGCGTCGGCCGGGTCGCCGCTCGCCTCGCTGATCGACACGTCGACGCCCGCGGCCTTCAGCACCTCCTCCGCGTCCCGGACGGACGCGACCTGCGTGGCGGACGCGCCGCTCGGGTTGTCCTGGAAGACGTGGATGAGCGTGACCCGTTTCTCGTCGGACCCGCCGGGAAGGTTCGCGATCTCCCGGGCCGCGGATTCCGCGCGCTGCTCGTCCTCGTCGACGCCGAGTACGACGTGGTACATGTCCGCAACGAGACCCGGGCGGGGATTAGTCCTTTCGCCCGGAACCCCCCGAGAAACGGCAGGTTCCGCCGGCGAGCGTCGCCGCCGCCGACTCACCCGTCCTCGATCGCGTGGGGGTCGCCGACGGTCCGGGAGACGACCACCACGAGCGAGAGCGGAACCCCGAGGACGACCGCGACGGTCACGCCGCCGTAGAGCGCGAAGCCGAGCGGCGAGAGCGGGACGGTGAACAGGCCGAACAGCGCCGGGGCCGAGAGCTCGTCGACGAACACCGGCACGAGCGCGCCGCCGACGGTGCCCACGCCGACGAGGAGCGCGTAGAGGGTGAGGACGAGCCGTCGACCGCCCCCGCCGGCCGGGGCGTCCTCACCGTCGTCCGAGTCGGTCGATCCGGTCATGCGCGACCTTGGGCCGGTCCGCGAATAGGACTTTCCGTTCGCCGGACGCACTCTCCCCTGGCGTCCCGGCGTCGCCGCCGTCTCCCCGATAGAACTTAAATTGCCGAATCATATCGGCGAAAGGTCGGTGGTTCCCGCCCGAGCGGGAGTTAGTATGACCCGTCCCCGATCATGGCTGTCGGTCGCTGGCGTCGCGGGGCCGACCGTACTGCTGGCGGCGTTCGCGCTCGCCGCGGCCGCTTCTCCCGAGTTCGACGGTCCGACTGATCCGTTCTCGGTGGCCGGGGCCGGCGAGGGCGTCGTCGCGGTCGCGTTCAACGCGGGGCTCGTGCTCGGCGGCCTGCTCGCGCTCGCGTTCGTGCCCTGGCTCCGCGAGGAGTACGGCCGCGTCGTCGCCCTCGCGTACGGCCTCGTCGCGGCGTCGTTCGCGGCCGCCGGCGTCTTCCCCGTCGGGTCCGGCCTCCACTGGGTCGCGGCGGTCGCGTTCGTCGGCGCTCCGGTCGTGCTGCTGGCGGCCGCCGTCGTCGACTGGCGGGCTGGCCGGCCCAGAATCGCCGTCCTGGTGGCCGGACTGGGTGCAGTCTCGCTCGGCGTCTGGCTCCCGTACGACCTCCAGATGGCCTCCCTGCAGATCGGCTACGCCGTCGCCGAGTTCCTCAGCGTCGCCGCCCTGGCCGCCTGGGGCGGACTGTGTGCCGGGTCACTCCGGGGGGCGGACGGCGAGCCATCGAGCGCCGATCGCTGACGCGTCGTCCGCGGGGCCCGTGTCGGGGCGACCGCGACCTGGTCCGTCTTCGAGCGGAACATGTCGCCGCAGGCCGTCTGACGCCCGTCAGACGGACGTCTTGCCTAGGACTTTGGTCCTCGATACCGCACACCACGACGAATGTCAGCAGGTCACGGGAGGGTGCCCGACTAACTGCCGGCCGTCCTCCAGGAGGGGAGCAACCATGCCACGAGCATCCACCGTCGAGAGGGGGGGAACCGAATCAGGGACGATGCGGACCGGAACGCGAGCGGGTGAGCCGGGGGGCGGGTCGACATCCACCGACCCGCCACCGTCCCCGGAGAGGACCGACCTCCCGCGGGACCTCGTGTTCAGGCTGCTGTCGGCCACTCGCCGACGCAGGGTACTCGAAGTTCTGGACGAGAACGGCGGCGCCGCGACGCTGGGGGTCGCAGCCGAACGTGTCGCCGCCGCGGAGAACGGCGTGCCGGTCGAACGGCTCTCCTCGGACCAGCGAAAGCGCGTCTACGTCGGGCTCTACCAGAACCACCTGCCGAAACTCGACGACGCGAACGTGATCGACTTCGACCCCGCGAGGGGGAGGATCGAACTCGGGGAACGAGCCGACCTGCTGTTCCCCTACCTCTACTTCGACCCCGACGCGGCCGAGCGAACGCCGTCGGACGGGGGACCCGGCGGCCTCGACCGACTACACGCGCTCGCTGCCGCGCTCGTGAACCGGGTTCCGCTGTGAGCCGACACCGCGTGCTCGCCGGCCGGCCGCTTATTGCCGTCCCGGCCGTAGTCGAACGGGATGGCCGATCCCAACCAGGAGGTGCTCGAGGAGCTACGGCACGGCGGCCGGTCCATGTTGATCGAGGAGGTCGTCTCCCTCCTCGAGCGGACTCACAGGGGGGACCGACCGGGGGTGTCGCGCGAGACGGTCACGGCGTACGCCGACGCCCTCGAGGAGGACCCCGAGCAGCGGTTCGACCGGGAGACGTTTCACGAGGAGCTCGAAGCGAGCCTGACTGACAGCGACACGTGGGAGGACCCCGACAGCCTCTACCGGATCGGGGACGGGCACCTGAGCTGCTACCCGCCGGTCTGGCACGGCCGACTCGGCGGGACGACCGACGTGCGGGCGTACGTCGAGTTCCTCCAGGAGGAGGCCCCCGAGTTCGATGACGGCTTCGAGCGCGGCGGGGCGGGGGAGGGGATCCCCCAGCAGCCGCTGCTCGACGTGGTCGCCACCGTCGGACGGGTCGACCGCGGGGTGGTGAAAGCGGAGCTGAAGGAGCTCCGCCAACGGGGGGAACTGGTGGAGGACGCCGATCAGCACCCCAACGCCGGCGTCATGCTCCGCGACGATGGCGGGGAGCAGTACCGGGACACGAGCCTCGACACGTAGAACCGTCCCGCGAGCACGCTCGTGTTCCCGTCCCGCCGTGTCGACGACGCCACCGGGAGGCGACGGACGACCCGGAACGACGGGTCTTTGCCCCCGCCGCACCGACTCCCGGTATGAGCGACAAGGACCTCCTCGGCGTGATTCTCGGCGGCATCGCGTTCCTGATGTTCGCGACCGGTCTCGTCCTCGTGCTGGTCTGAGAATCGGCAAGTGGACCGGATGCCCTCGCCCGGAACGTCGAGGGAACGGTTCGTCGTCGGCCAGAACGGGTGAAATCGAACCCGGAGCGTGGGCCGCGTTACTCCCCGTCGTGCTCCGCGTCCTCGCCGCCGTCGGCCCGGACGTCCTCCTCACGGCCGCCGTCGACCACCGCGGTCTCGCGCTGCCGTTCGAACCAGTCCCACTCGGCGGTGTTGAGGTTCTTGTCCGCGAGCTTCCAGGGGTCGCCGCTCTGCACGTGCTGGCCCTCCATCCAGGAGACGAACAGGTTGTACACCCAGATGAGCCCGCCGACGAACAGCAGCGCGGCCCCGAGCGTCGTGATCTGGTGGAGCGTGGCGAACTGCGGCAGGTACGTCGCGTACCGGCGCGGCATGCCACCGTAGCCCAGCAGCACCATGGCGAAGAACGTGATGTTGGTGCCGACCATCCAGAGCCAGAAGTGGGCCTTCGCGAGGCTGCGCTGGTACCAGCGCCCGGTGACGAGCGGGAACCAGTAGTAGATGCCCGCCATGCCGGCGAACGTGATCGCGCCCATCACGATGTAGTGGAAGTGGCCGACGACGTAGTACGTGTCGTGGAGCACGAGGTCGACCGGCACCGACGCGAGGAACACGCCGGTGACCCCGCCGATGATGAAGTTGGAGACGAAGCCGATACAGAACAGCATCGGCGTGGTGAGCCGGAGGTCGCCGTTCCACATCGTCGTGATCCAGTTGAACGTCTTCACCGCCGAGGGGATGGCGATGGCGAGCGAGACCGCCATGAAGCTGGCGCGGAGCCGCGGGTCGATGCCCGTGGCGAACATGTGGTGGGCCCAGACGCCGAAGGAGAGCACGCCGATGGCGAGCGTCGAGTAGACGACGAACTTGAAGCCGAACAGCTTCCGGCCCGAGAACCGCGGCAGGACGTAGCTGATGATCCCCATCGGCGGCAGCACGAGGATGTACACCTCCGGGTGGCCGAAGAACCAGAACAGGTGCTGCCAGAGGATGGGATCGCCCCCGCCGACGGCGAAGAACGTCGTCCCGAAGTTCCGGTCGAGCAGCAACATGACCAGCGCGCTCCCGAGCAGCGGGAACGCGAACAGGATGAGTCCCGACTGGGTGAGGATCGTCCACGAGAAGATGTCGAGGTTGGCCCAGGTGACCTCCTCGGCGCGCTCGGTGAAGATGGTCGCGATGAAGTTCACCGCGCCCATCGTCGCCGAGACCCCGGTCAGGTGGAGCCCCAGCAGCATGAGGTCGACGCCGACGTTCGCCTGGTTGCCGGCACCCACGCCGGCAGAAAGCGGCGTGTACATCGTCCAGGCCGTCTGGGCCGGGATGACGTCGGGAATCGGGAAGAAGCCCGCCCAGATGAGCAGCGCGCCGGGCGGCAACAGCCAGAACGCGATGGCGTTGATGCGGGGGAACGCCATGTCGTCCGCGCCGATGATGAGCGGGATGAGGTAGTTCGCGAACGCCGCGATGATCGGCGTCCCGAACAGGAACAGCATCGTGATGCCGTGGCTCGTCAGGAGCGAGTTGTAGAACGTCGCGGAGCCGAGCACGTCCTCGGCGGGGGTGGTGAGCTCCGCGCGCATGAGCATCACCATCAGCCCGCCGACGACGAACGCGATGGTCGCATAGAGGCCGTACAGAAGTCCGATGTCCTTGTGGTCGACGGTGGTGAGCCACCGGATCAGCCCCGCGGGCTTCTCGCGGTGTGCGTAGCCGGACTCACCGACGCCCCCGCCGGCGCCGAGCGGGGTGTAGGACCGCCAGTCCTCGACCCTGGCGAGGAAGGCGGCCACGCCCACGAGGAACGCCCCCATGAGCACCGTCAACAGGAGTTGGCCGGTTGCCTGCATGGGAGCGATTCAGGTTCGGAGGCACAAGAAAGATTCGAGTCGTGCGCGGTAGCCGTGCGCCTACCGGCTGCCGGTTTCGGAGCCGCTCGCGGCCGATTCCTCGGCCGTCTCGCCGTCCTCGACCGTGCTCGGTTCCCCATCGGCCAGGTCCCCCTCGGGGGCCTCGTCGCCGTGCGCCTCGGCCTCGGCGCGGGTCCGGGCGTCATCCATGGTCGCCTGTCCCTGGAAGTACATCTCGGCGCGCTTCTCGTCGCCGGCGATCGCCTTTCCGGACACGTACGTCAGGAGCGCGAGCGCGACGAACGGAACCACGAGCAGGCCCATGGCGACGAGCTGCCCGAACTGGTCGAGGCTCGCCCACGGGTTGAAGATGAGGAACCCGACGGCGAAAAACAGGATGATGCCCAGCGGGATGACGTTGACCGTCAGGTCCAGCAGGGTCTCCCTGTCGAAGATGCGTGCCATGAACGGGCCTTGGACAGCGCGCCCAAATACCTTGTCGATTCCGTCCCACCCGGTGTCCTCACGCGCCCCGGTGGACTACTCCGTCGGGAGACGCCTCCCTCGTCCGCTATCGACTAACCCACGTCGACTACGCCGACCACGCCGAGTCGGCAAAACCGCGTCGACCACGGCGCACGGCCCTCGGTTCCGAACGGGGGTCGCGTCCTCAAAACGAGAGCAGTTCGCCCGCCAGCGCGGCCAGCAGCATGACGACCCCGGCACCGATCGTGGCGTAGCCGCGCGGCGCGAGCGCGGCCCCGGTCAGCGGGTCCGCCCACACGAACGCGCCGCCGAGCGCGACCGCGAGGAGGGCGATGACGCCGAGCGCCCGCCAGGCCGTCCCGGCGTACCCCGACTCGGCGAGCATTCCCGCGATGCTTCCGCCAAAGAGGATGACCCCGCCGACGGCCAGCGGGATGAGCCCGAACAGCAGACCCAGTTCGGCGATGGGGAGCCCCAGCGCCACGAACAGCGGCCACGGGCTCGCCATCCGGTACTGGTCGCTCAGGCCCGGGTTCTCGTCCATGGCCGCAGTAGCGTGCTGTGAGTTGTAAGCGCGTCGGTGTGGACGCCAGGCGTCGAGCACGTCGCGGACGAGGGAAACGTGGCCGAAGGAGACGAGGGAAACGTGGCCCGAGAGGACAGAGAGACGAGGAGGACCGGCCCGTTCAGGGCATGTTGACGCCGTGCCGGGAGAGGTAGTTCGAGACGGCCTTGATCTCCACGGGGCTGCCGATGATGCGACACTGGCTGTCGGTCTCGCGGAACACGGTCACGGTGAACTCGGCTTCCAGTTCGGCACGGACGGGATCGATCGCGTCACAGGGGAGGACGATCTGTGTGCTGTCGCGGAGACTGGAGGGATCGGGCATCTCGTATTGTATTCAGGCAATCTGGCGCGGCGTATAACCGTGTCGAAGTGCGAATATGGTGGTTCTGGAGCCTCAAACGCCGGAAAATTGGAAAATCGTTACCGGGACGTGTGTTGGATACTCTACAAGTATCGGTCGGCGGGTCGGCTTCCCCGTCCCCCGGCGACTTCCTCCAGCGGCGGCCACGACGGGAGAGTCTACCGGACGGGCGGAGGTGGCCGAAACCGGGGAAGGGCATCGGATCGACGGCCGCGGTCTCGGAGGCGGTCGACGGCCTACCGTATCGAAGGAAAGCGTTTAGGCGCACGCACGGCCGAGACGGAGGTAATGGGACTGGAGGAGGAGATCGAGGACCTCCGCGAGGAGATCGCCGAAACCCCGTACAACAAGTCCACGGAGGGCCACATCGGGCGGCTGAAGGCGAAGCTCGCGGAGAAGAAGGAGAAGCTGGAGAACCAGTCCTCCTCCGGCGGCGGGCAGGGGTACGCCGTCGAGAAGACCGGCGACGCGACGGTCGCGCTCGTCGGCTTCCCCTCGGTCGGCAAGTCCACGCTCATCAACGCCATCACGAACGCCGACAGCGAGGTCGGCTCCTACGAGTTCACGACCCTGAACGTGAACCCCGGAATGTTGCAGTACCGCGGCGCGAACATCCAGATCCTCGACGTTCCGGGGCTCATCGAGGGCGCGGCGGGCGGGCGCGGCGGCGGGAAGGAGGTGCTCTCGGTCGTCCGCACGGCCGACCTCGTCGTCTTCCTGCTCTCGGTGTTCGAGATCGACCAGTACGAACGGCTCGGGACGGAACTGTACGAGAACAAGATCCGCCTCGACGTCGACCCGCCGAACATCTCCGTCCGGAAGACGCACAAGGACGGCATCCGGGTGACGATGGGCGACGGCGTCTCGCTGGAGGAGGAGACGGTCAAGAGCGTCCTCCGCGAGCACGGCTTCGTCAACGCCGCGGTGACCATCCCGCACGACCTCACCATCGACGAACTCATCGACGGCGTGATGGACAACCGGGTGTACCTCCCCTCGATGGTCGCGGTCAACAAGGCCGACCTCATCGACGAGGACTACCTGCCGACCGTGGAGGCGGAACTCCGCGAGCACGACCTCGACCCCGAGAAGGTGACGTTCATCTCCGCCGAGGAGGGCCGGGGCCTGGACGGCCTGAAGGACCGCATCTGGGAGCGGCTGGGGCTCATCCGCATCTACATGGACAAGCCGGGCCGCGGCGTCGACTACGAGGAGCCGCTCGTGCTCCGCGCGGGCGACACGGTCGCGGACGCCTGCTCGAAGCTCGGCGGCGAGTTCGAGGAGCGCTTCCGGTTCGCACGCGTCTCCGGGCCGAGCGCGAAACACGACGAACAGCAGGTCGGGACCGGCCACGAACTCGCCGACGAGGACGTACTGCGGCTGGTCACCCGGAAGTGACCGGGTCGCGGGGCGGCGGGCGGCGGGGCGAACGCTCGCCGGACGCACGGCCGCTCGCCGCACGAGCGTTCGGGACTGCCGGTCGCGCGACGCCCGCCCGGGTCGTCGCCGCGGTCCTGCTGGTCGGTCTCCTCCCCTGGTCGGTCCAGACGTTCGTCGGCGGGGAGGTGCTGTTTCGGTTCGTCTGGGGCGCGGCGAGTGCCCGAGGCGGCCTCGTTCAGAGTTTCGACCCTCGCTTTGCCGTCTCGGTGCTGACCGACTACCCGCTGTTCTCCGGCCCGCCGCTGCTGCTCCGGTGGGTGCTCGCGGCGCTGGTCTGGACGCTCGCCGTCCTGTCGGCAGCGACCGGGTTCGTCGACGCCGAGGACCCGCGCGTCACCGCGGGACTGCTGGCGCTCGCGGGCGTCTCCAACCTCGCGGTCGCGCTGGAGTTCGGCGTCCAGCCCGGGCGGGCCGCGTACCCGGTCGGAACGGTCACGATGTTGGCCGTCGCCGGCTGGCGGTACTTGGCGGCCCGACTCGCGGCGCGGACGTGATGGCGTCACCCGGACGCGTCCGTGTGGCGTGGTAGCAATCCCTGCTCGGCTTTTTTGTCCCTGCCCCCGTCCGTCAGTTCGAGGTGACGGCGACGTGCACGATGCCCTCCAGTCGACCGCCATCCTCCCCGGGCGCCCGCCCGCCGAACCGGCGGCCGTCGCTCCCTGGCTCGCACGCCTCGTCGTCCCGATGAACTGGTCCGTCGAACCCGACCGGACCTGATTCCCCGGCGGCGACGAGTCGGCGGCCGAGCGACCGACTCCGGGTCCCGGACTCCGTCGTCCCGCCGACCGCCGCCGTGTCGGCAGTTCCTCTCGTATCGCAGGTCGACCTCCCGTCCGCGGCGGGTCGACCCCCCGCTGACCACGCCCTCCAGACGGATGTACGCACCCATACCCCCCGCCGACCACGGAACGTATCGACACACGCCCGCGCTCGCGTCCGCAGTCGCGCTGGCGGCGCTCCCGTTCGCCGCGCTGTTCGTCGCGGCGTACCCGACCGTCGCGCTCGCGCTGCTGGTCGGCCTCATCGCCGGCCGCACCGGGAAGCCGTGAGCGACCGCATCAGTCCTCCCTTCACCGCCTCCGTGCCGACGGACTCGCTGATTTCTCGCTAGCCGACTCCCGCGGATGCGAGCGGTCGCCGTCGGGGTCGACTGTCGACGACCGCGCCGCACTCGGGACAGGAACGGACCCTGACCGTCGCCGTCGTGGTCTCGACCCACCGTTCGTCGATCGGGCTCTCGTACGCGCACGCCGGACAGAACAGGGTGCCCTTCCGGCGAACTGACTCGCTTTCGGGGGGCCGTGCGAACTCGTTCATTTCCGAACGTACGCGCTCGAAGGGGATAGCGCTTGTTCGAGACGAAAGACGGTGAGGAACCCCGCCCCGATACGGCCCGATCGAACCCGGCGCACTCGCCCGCTGTCGGTATCCTTTTCGACGGCGCGAGCCTCCCTTCTCGCATGGCATTCACGCTCGACCACGTGATGGCGCGCGTCGAGGACCTGGACGAGGCGCTCGACTTCTACCAGGGCCACTTCGGCTACGAGGAGAAGGGGCGCTGGGACGCCGAGACGTTCACCAACGTCCACCTCGGCCCGCCGGACGCACACGAGGACGGCGCGACGCTCGAACTCACGTACAACCACGACGGCCGCTCGTACGAGATGGGCGACGGCTGGGGCCACATCGCGGTCCGCGTCGACGACGTCCACGACGCCTACGAGGAGCTGATGGACGCGGGCGTGGAGGACTACCGCGACCCCGAGTCCTGCGGCGGCCGCTACGCGTTCGTCAAGGACCCCGACGGCCACGAGATCGAGATCGTCCAGCGGGACTACGGCGCGCGCTGGTCGCTCGACCACACGATGATCCGCGTCGAGGACGTCACGGAGGCGCTGGGCTACTGGCTCCGCACGTTCGAGTACGGACACGCCGGCCGCTGGGAGGCCGACACGTTCGCCAACTACTTCATGAAGCCCGAGGGCGCGGCCGACGAGGAGATGTCGGTCGAACTCACGTACAACTACGACGGCCGCACCTACGACCTGGGCGACGCCTGGGGCCACCTCGCGGTCCGCGTGGACGACCTGGAGGAGGACTGGGCGACGGTGCTCGAGCGCGGCTCGGAGGACTACCGCGATCCGGAGTCGTGTGACAACCGGTACGCGTTCACGAAGGACCAGGACGGCCACGAGATCGAACTGGTCTGATTCTATCGCCCCGACCGGGGCTGCCGTTTCCGTGAGCCCGTTCAGGGGTTCGGCACCGACCTCCGGGGCCACTGGGGCCGTCGACTCGTGCGTGGGTTCAGTTTTCGTGAGGGACGGCCCGGACGACGATCAGACGAGTGCTACTGGAGAGTGCCGGAGGAGCGTTCGAGGCGGACCACGCCGACCCGGGACGGTTCGGAGTGTGACGCGCGAGGACCGAACCAGAATCGAGACTCACTGCTCGTTCATCGCCTCGCTGGCGATGTTCCGGCCGCGCGGCATCAGGTTCACCTCGCGGCGGGTCCGCACCTCCTCCAACACGTCGAGTTCGATGAGGCGCTCGAACGTCTCCTCGACGCGGTCGACGTCCATGCCCAGGAAGTTCGGAACCTCGAACGAGGAGACGCCCGAGTACAGCGCCATCAGCACCTCGCGCTCGGACTCGCTCAACTCGATGGAGCCTTTCGTCTGTTTTTGCCCCTGCTTGAGGTACGACTTGATGACGGCGACGTGCCACGGCTCGCCCGAGAGGTACGTCTGGACGCTGGTGCCGTCCTCGTCGGTGTGTTCGGCCTCGATGACGGTCCGCTTCTCGTCGAGCACCGTGCGCTCTGCCTCCTCCAGCGTGCCGATGTCGTCCAGTTCGAGGCGGACGAACGAGCCGCTCTGCTGGGCGACGCTGATGCCGTCCGGTTCGACCTTCAGGCGGGCCTGCTCGAACTCGGTGTCCTGGACGACCCCGCCCGCCACCGCGGGGTGGCGCGCGTAGATGACCCGGCGGTCGAGGAATGCTCGGTAGAGGTCCGTCCGGAACTCGTCGTGGTGCTCGGATGTGAGCAGGAACACCTCCTCGCCAAGCCGGAGGCTCACGTAGTTCGAGACGCGAGCGACCTCCTGGCTCGAATCGAAGCGCCCGCCGATCCCCTCCACGTCCGAGAGCGGGATGGTTCGCTTCCCCTCGTTGCTGACCATGACGACCCGCTTGTTCGAGAGGATGATGCGCCCGTTCGTCCAGTCGACGTCGTTCACCTTGCGGCCGCTGCGAACGGCCTGGGCGAAGCGCCCGCGGGTGTCTGCGACCTTGTACTCCTCGTCGTTCTGCTTGTTCATTGTCTGATGCCTCCGAGCTTCGAGAGGGCGGCGAAGGCCCGTTTCCGGACCTGCTTGTCCACGTCGCTATCAGTGATTCGGTCCAGCTCCTCGCGGGCCCGCGACCCGCCGACGTCGCCGAGCGCGAACGCCGCCTTGGCGCGCGCCTCGACCGGCGCCTCGTCGTCCCGCAGGAGGTCGATGAGCGACGACTCGACGCTGTGGCCATCCAGTTCGGTGATGCTCGTGGCCGCGAACTGCGCGGTCATCTTGTCGTCGTCGGTGAGCGTCTCGACCAGCGCGTCGATGACGAGCTGTGGCGGCTGGTCGCTCGTGACGCGCCCGAGGAACCAGACGGCGTTGCGGCGCTGGCGGGCCTGGGACGCCTCCTCCAGGATCTCCACCAGCGGCCCGAGCACCGTTCCGTCGTCGGCCTCCTTCAGTTCGGAGACGACCGTCTCCCGCACCTGGTGGGACTGCTTGGTCGGCGCGTTCGCCAGCAGTTCGATGATCGAGAAGACGGCCGCCCGGCGGACGGTGTCGTGCTCGTCGCCCAGCGCCGCGGCGAGCCGCGGCACCGGCTCCGCGCTGCTGGCGTTGCCGAGCGCGCTCGCCGCGACGCGGCGGATCGAGGAGTTCTCGTCCTCCAGCAGGTCCACCAGCGCCGCGAGCGCCTTCCCCGTGGCGATGGTGCCCAGCGCGTCCGCCGCGGCCGCCTTCACCGCGCCGTGATCGTCTTCGAGCTTCGCCTCGAGTTTCCCGACCGGGCGCGGGTCGCCGATGCGACCCAGCGCGTGACAGACTCGCTCGCGGACGCGGGGGTCCGGGTCGTCGAGTCGCTTCACGAGCGGGCCGACCGCGTCGCCGTCGCCGATGCGACCCAGCGCGTTGGCGGCGGCCATCCGGAACTCCGGGATGTCCGCCGAGAGGGCGCGCGCGAACGCCCGGATGGCCGCCCAGTCAGCGCCGTCGGGGTTGACGTCCGCGGTCCGGGCGAGCAGCCGTTCGAGCGCCTCGTCGCCAAGGTCGTCCAGCGCGTCGACCGCCGCCGCACGGACCTTGTCGTCGTCGTCGTCGGTGACGAGGTGGACGAGCACGTCCATCGTCCGGTCGTCCTCCATGTCGCCGACGTCGCCGAGCATCAGCGCCGCGCGGCGCCGGACCGCGGGGCTGTCGCTGTGTTTGGCCCGCTCACAGAGCTCCTCCATGTCGTTGTCCCGGGCGAGTGTGTAGAGCGACATTATCCCGTGTATCGGTAGATGCGGCTGCGTTTGGCGACCGGGTCGAACGCGTCGCGGGCGCCGGGCGGGACCGTCTCCGTCTTGCCGACGACGAGGTAGCCGCCGTCCCGCAGCGAGGACTGCAGCGTGTCGAACAGGCTCTCCTTGTACCCGGTGTCGATGTAGATGAGCAGGTTCCGACAGAACAGCAGGTCGACGTCCGAGCG
Protein-coding regions in this window:
- a CDS encoding universal stress protein; translation: MYHVVLGVDEDEQRAESAAREIANLPGGSDEKRVTLIHVFQDNPSGASATQVASVRDAEEVLKAAGVDVSISEASGDPADAILELAEEDDADLVVVGGRKRSPAGKALFGSVTQTVILNAGRPVMVTGVPTEA
- a CDS encoding DUF7520 family protein, whose product is MTGSTDSDDGEDAPAGGGGRRLVLTLYALLVGVGTVGGALVPVFVDELSAPALFGLFTVPLSPLGFALYGGVTVAVVLGVPLSLVVVVSRTVGDPHAIEDG
- a CDS encoding DUF998 domain-containing protein yields the protein MTRPRSWLSVAGVAGPTVLLAAFALAAAASPEFDGPTDPFSVAGAGEGVVAVAFNAGLVLGGLLALAFVPWLREEYGRVVALAYGLVAASFAAAGVFPVGSGLHWVAAVAFVGAPVVLLAAAVVDWRAGRPRIAVLVAGLGAVSLGVWLPYDLQMASLQIGYAVAEFLSVAALAAWGGLCAGSLRGADGEPSSADR
- a CDS encoding DUF7344 domain-containing protein, encoding MPRASTVERGGTESGTMRTGTRAGEPGGGSTSTDPPPSPERTDLPRDLVFRLLSATRRRRVLEVLDENGGAATLGVAAERVAAAENGVPVERLSSDQRKRVYVGLYQNHLPKLDDANVIDFDPARGRIELGERADLLFPYLYFDPDAAERTPSDGGPGGLDRLHALAAALVNRVPL
- a CDS encoding cbb3-type cytochrome c oxidase subunit I; translated protein: MGAFLVGVAAFLARVEDWRSYTPLGAGGGVGESGYAHREKPAGLIRWLTTVDHKDIGLLYGLYATIAFVVGGLMVMLMRAELTTPAEDVLGSATFYNSLLTSHGITMLFLFGTPIIAAFANYLIPLIIGADDMAFPRINAIAFWLLPPGALLIWAGFFPIPDVIPAQTAWTMYTPLSAGVGAGNQANVGVDLMLLGLHLTGVSATMGAVNFIATIFTERAEEVTWANLDIFSWTILTQSGLILFAFPLLGSALVMLLLDRNFGTTFFAVGGGDPILWQHLFWFFGHPEVYILVLPPMGIISYVLPRFSGRKLFGFKFVVYSTLAIGVLSFGVWAHHMFATGIDPRLRASFMAVSLAIAIPSAVKTFNWITTMWNGDLRLTTPMLFCIGFVSNFIIGGVTGVFLASVPVDLVLHDTYYVVGHFHYIVMGAITFAGMAGIYYWFPLVTGRWYQRSLAKAHFWLWMVGTNITFFAMVLLGYGGMPRRYATYLPQFATLHQITTLGAALLFVGGLIWVYNLFVSWMEGQHVQSGDPWKLADKNLNTAEWDWFERQRETAVVDGGREEDVRADGGEDAEHDGE
- a CDS encoding DUF6684 family protein → MARIFDRETLLDLTVNVIPLGIILFFAVGFLIFNPWASLDQFGQLVAMGLLVVPFVALALLTYVSGKAIAGDEKRAEMYFQGQATMDDARTRAEAEAHGDEAPEGDLADGEPSTVEDGETAEESAASGSETGSR
- a CDS encoding DUF7541 family protein, with translation MDENPGLSDQYRMASPWPLFVALGLPIAELGLLFGLIPLAVGGVILFGGSIAGMLAESGYAGTAWRALGVIALLAVALGGAFVWADPLTGAALAPRGYATIGAGVVMLLAALAGELLSF
- a CDS encoding OBG GTPase family GTP-binding protein — its product is MGLEEEIEDLREEIAETPYNKSTEGHIGRLKAKLAEKKEKLENQSSSGGGQGYAVEKTGDATVALVGFPSVGKSTLINAITNADSEVGSYEFTTLNVNPGMLQYRGANIQILDVPGLIEGAAGGRGGGKEVLSVVRTADLVVFLLSVFEIDQYERLGTELYENKIRLDVDPPNISVRKTHKDGIRVTMGDGVSLEEETVKSVLREHGFVNAAVTIPHDLTIDELIDGVMDNRVYLPSMVAVNKADLIDEDYLPTVEAELREHDLDPEKVTFISAEEGRGLDGLKDRIWERLGLIRIYMDKPGRGVDYEEPLVLRAGDTVADACSKLGGEFEERFRFARVSGPSAKHDEQQVGTGHELADEDVLRLVTRK
- a CDS encoding TIGR04206 family protein, which gives rise to MTGSRGGGRRGERSPDARPLAARAFGTAGRATPARVVAAVLLVGLLPWSVQTFVGGEVLFRFVWGAASARGGLVQSFDPRFAVSVLTDYPLFSGPPLLLRWVLAALVWTLAVLSAATGFVDAEDPRVTAGLLALAGVSNLAVALEFGVQPGRAAYPVGTVTMLAVAGWRYLAARLAART
- a CDS encoding VOC family protein, with amino-acid sequence MAFTLDHVMARVEDLDEALDFYQGHFGYEEKGRWDAETFTNVHLGPPDAHEDGATLELTYNHDGRSYEMGDGWGHIAVRVDDVHDAYEELMDAGVEDYRDPESCGGRYAFVKDPDGHEIEIVQRDYGARWSLDHTMIRVEDVTEALGYWLRTFEYGHAGRWEADTFANYFMKPEGAADEEMSVELTYNYDGRTYDLGDAWGHLAVRVDDLEEDWATVLERGSEDYRDPESCDNRYAFTKDQDGHEIELV
- a CDS encoding CheF family chemotaxis protein; the protein is MNKQNDEEYKVADTRGRFAQAVRSGRKVNDVDWTNGRIILSNKRVVMVSNEGKRTIPLSDVEGIGGRFDSSQEVARVSNYVSLRLGEEVFLLTSEHHDEFRTDLYRAFLDRRVIYARHPAVAGGVVQDTEFEQARLKVEPDGISVAQQSGSFVRLELDDIGTLEEAERTVLDEKRTVIEAEHTDEDGTSVQTYLSGEPWHVAVIKSYLKQGQKQTKGSIELSESEREVLMALYSGVSSFEVPNFLGMDVDRVEETFERLIELDVLEEVRTRREVNLMPRGRNIASEAMNEQ